Part of the Henckelia pumila isolate YLH828 chromosome 2, ASM3356847v2, whole genome shotgun sequence genome is shown below.
TGTATATAGCCACCACCATGATGTATAAAGGAGGCACACCCTTAATTTTATCAAGGAACGAGAGGATATCCTTGATTTTTCCGAAGGAAAATGAATTGTTTTGGTGCATGTAGCACACTGGAAGGATTATGGACCACGCAAGGCTGACAATTATCTTCAGAACATTCCTTGAGACATGAGTAAACTTCCATCTAAGATACCCCGggaagttcagaatgaaatcCAACATACCTAAAAACAATTTTATCAACTTTTTAATCAAACGATAAATAAATTTCTAAACcccaaattcaaattcaaatgaGTTTGTTGAAAACACGAATGCAAATATAATCTCATATTTAAGGTTTAATCCTGGATGTCACTATCTCTGCtagaaaaatatgaaatacataCTCTGAAGGAAGCGAAGAAAGGCTGCCGTAATGAAAATACTGGACATTTTATATAAGACATTTTTCTGGAAGATATCAAACACCGAGACATCACTCCATGCAATGATAATCATGATCTGCATTTTAACCGTTTAGAACTTTAGTACAAACTCCCAAAGTAGCGAAAAAAACCAGGATACATCAATTTTATACTTTTTCATGAGATACCTGCAGACCAAGAATGAGAAATGTCCAGAGACGATCAAAACTTCGAAAAATATGCCAAAAGGACCGGGTTTCAGCAAAGAAAGATTTTCCCAATTTTCCTGGCTTTCTCGGAGGAGAACGTTTTCCCTGAGATACAATATGTAATGCTAAGAAATCAAGAAGGAATAAATTCATTCCAATTAGGTAACAATCCAAATAACCTCGATCTTACCTTCGGTACCTCTCGTattgatttgaaaaattcaCCATCATCACGCATAGGCCAACCCAAAGAAAAGCAATCCGACGACCTTTAAAAGTTTACCATGTCATACAAGCAGAAAGAAAAGAAGTTGATCTGTATCataaaatatcaatattttctttcaCTTTGTACCAGAAATACTCGTTCAGATCATCATAATTGCACCAAGCTGAGTGGGGGGCTTTCCCATTTTTTGCTTTCTTGGATTCCTATAGCACAATTAACACCATTACCTCCGAAGCAAAAACAGTAAGCTATATTTAGGCATTTGGCTGTGCAATATGGTACCTTTTCAATCACTCGATAAATGGGGGTTATAACTTTTCGTAAAAAAGATTCATCATCCCCTCCATAAGAGGGCTTGATGTTTTCTCCAGTGACAATGCTAACATTTCCAGCTAACAGTCCATGCAGTTCATATGCCATCTGAACATGAATTCATGAATTAAAACTACACTACTATAAAATCAAGTATATGTAACTCCTTCATTCAATGGAAGTGAATAAAGTGATATATACCTCTGATAAGCATCTAATCAATTCTATGACCTGATTCATAGAAATTAAAAAGGAAAAACAAACCACTCACATTATGAAAAATGTAGCACAAACACTCTGGCATGAATCGCAAGTTAGCTGCTTCACCCCAGATAAGAAGATAAAGACCCATGTAAAGTATCTTCCTCTGTTGCACTTCGTGCTGCCCTTGAGGGAGCCTATGAATATTAAGGtgaaaatattaattatcaACTATCAGGCCAATCCTTGGATTTTATCAGTTATATTGCAAGTATAGCACAAAATCCCATCATCTCACCTTAAACTGTGCTTTCTCCCCAAGTATTTACACCATGTCTTGTAGTTCTTGAAGAGTTTGTTGAGGAGAGCATCAACAGCTCGATTGTCAAGCTAAGGAAAAAATTGATACAGGTTATGTATGCAGCCTAATTTGATTACATTCATCCACAAAAGAAATAATGGAAGTTACAACCCATATTACATCCAGCTTATACGTATTGAAAACAAATATAAGGCAAGTGATAGAAACATACTTCAGTAGAGTTGTGTTACAGCAGTAAACATGTGATATTTAGTTTTTCTATGACAACAGAGGTCCAGAGTGAACCTAATacttattgtgatgcatcttaTAACATATGCGACTGGTACATAAGACAAATAGCCTAGATTCCAATGTATCCAAGAAGAAATCAATGGGAAGACCTACTATGTTTTGTGGTTCAGGCTTGGGGATTAGCCTTATATGAATATTTGCGAGCAACAAAATCAAATGCTCCCTTTGGTTCCTGACATTGTCCCTCTGTAGATAGAATCAAGCGTCTGGAAATTGTTATGTAAAAGTATGAATTAACTATCTATTCTTTGACATTGCAATCAACAAAACATGCCTGGAACCCAAACATGGCTCTCAGCCAATCAAGGAGGTCCAACTCCCCCTTTTTTTGCTTTTGCTGCTCAAATGAGGATGGCCAAGTTAAGCCACTCGTATTCCGTAAGGCAGCCACAGAAGCTTTAACCTGCCAGCATTAAAGAACGGAATGTGTTAATAAATGTTAAAAGATGTCTCTTTAAATACGCATGTCAACACTCAGACAAATGTAAGTACAAATCACCTCTTCCAGCTGCATTATGGATTGTGACGCACCAGCAGAATCCAGGGGGAGAATGTTATATGGAGCATAAATTTCCTTCTTTGCCTGGACATCATTGGCTGCAGCCATAATCTGTTCAATTTACAGAATCAATTTCTCAGTCAAATGCATAAATCGTCAAGAATTTGTAGCTAAAATCAAATAGCTATTaattatcaattttaaaaacCAACCTCAGGAGCAACTTCCTCGACTTTTTCTGTCTTATTAACAGCACAAAGGACTTCAAAGAGCACCCCTGCTGTCTGGTAAGCTTTTCCAAGCTGAGCTCTGCCAAATCAAAAGCCAAATGAAACATTAGAAAGCCTATAAATACgtagattttcaaaaataactcTCCATAGAAAAATGTGATACCTATCAGCTTGTTCCCCCTTGTTAAGTGCCACAACATAGTGCTCATAGAATTGTTTGTAAAAGCTCTCAATTTCCCGAGCATCGGTCTTCTTGACCCGAGATGCAAGGGTTGATGCATTGTCCTGAATAGCATGAACAAGGCAAatagcatgttctattagtttctGCTATAAATAGCATGAACATATAGTAAAACTCGACGGTTTCGTCACCTACATCTTGCAGGAAATGCCAGCAAAATAAGGATTATCAAAAAGTATTCATAGTTCATGAATCGGAGTTTCTCAAGGTGAACTGATCAAACTTCTCTACACACACTCATATATTCAAATCCAAGAAAACCAATCAACTATTGATCTTCGTTCAAGGAAGATAGTTCTCCCCTCACTAGAAGACACAAACACTCCATTCTTTTTAGCACAACCGGTAGAGTTTTAGCTTTCTTTGTATAGTCATAGAACACAGCTGAACTTACAACAAATGAAACGCATTAAGACGCTTTcactatttttgcatcgatacCGTTGGCTTTTCTTTTATTTAGGGGTTCCAGTTTTCTTGCAACAAATTTGACAAGATGACTACGGTGATGGGAATATCCAAGATTTTAGCCAGATAacgtaaataaatttaaaatacatctcttattttctaactcaaataaaaatcatttcatttcaatcataaataacacatatattataattattatatttatatgaatatatatacgTGCTTTGGAAtagtataaattaaattttctgAAAGTGGATCGCCTATActttttgaagatgaagaattaactttttttttaaaaaaataattaaatttcgtTCGAAGCTGAGAACAATCTATAGCATGAATCATCTATCAATATGTAAATGTAGTAGTAGTAGCAGtttgaaataaatcatttttttttattttttttagttaaatAAAACAAGTCAATTAATGTCAAGTAGTGTAGTGTATTCATACCCTTTCTAGCCTTTGATGGAGACTGGTTTTAAATTGTCGCACCCCACGTCCACTAGAATTTGGGTCCAATCTGTGTGCCTTCTCAAACGCATAAAACCGACCTGTAAATTAATCGAAACAATAAAAAATTCCAATATGGATATTTTGAATGaaataaagtttttttaaataaatttgttGGTTTTAAATTTAAGACACGCACACTATTATTCACTTAACGTTGAAAAATTTACAATGTTTAGAATgttctcaatttaaaattatagtTCAAATAGTTAGATAAAATATGGCATCGAGAAAAAGAATTAACTTcaaaaaaatttggaaaaaccaCCTACAGAGACActtataaatttcaaatctaATTCCTATTATTTGTAAACAATAGTAACAACTAAGTCAAACATTTTTTAAGTAAAGTGTATTTTTCTGTCTCAAGTAAGCGGTTGCGGAACTCGGAAGTCATTAGtgaaatttaattcttttttttttcaaataaaatcaaataaatattgACTGGTTGACTGTACCCACGACCGAATTTACAACAGAAGAGTTGATGTCGTCTACgattaaaataatagtatttttaaattaatattttttaaaaaaataatagtaattcttaaaaaaaatgttatattGCATGATCAAAAGTTTACAGAGATAATAAATCGTAATCTAATGCAGATCATGAGAAATTCGAAGAAGAAACGCAAAAAGGTGCGAGAGAATTGAAATGAAAGGGAACGTACAAAGGTAAGCAACACGGGGGCGTTCGTTCTGGATTTCAGTGGCGACGCGGAGGATTGGGGCAATGGACGACTGTAGCGAGGACGGAACCACCTCATTGTCGAACACCTCCATGGAGAACGTCGTGGTCGCAGCGCTGCGCGACGGCCTCCGAGTCAGCGCCGACGGATCATGATTCCCCGTCGTTGACGCCATCTTTTCCGCCTGCTCAGCTTAGCCGAGCCGCAACACCGCCTCGATTAGCTGGAAAACCCTCCCTCTCCTCCACTCTCTGTCTCTCCCACTCCTTCGTCTGATCGATCGATCGATCGATCAACCAATCAGAAAAACAGCAACATCGACATCATCAAtgaatcaatcaatcaatattCCAATTCAATCCAACCAAATTAAAcggcaaaaataaaaaaaaaagtgaaaaatgcatgcatgaggAGTATTTTAGATCGGACGACACTTACATGGATGAAAATGGAATTGGAGTTGAAATCGGAGAAGAAGAGGGACTAGGCTACTCGCATGAGCCTGGAATTCGAAGCATTTTCAGTGGTAAACGGAAGAAATAAGGGAGGGAACTTGGATTGCGCCATTTTTGAAGTTGGTTGGCTCTGTTGGTGGCGTGAATTGACGGTTGGAAGAAGCTCGAAAACATCAATGGCAGTCCGTTATTTATTGCTTCCCTCTCCATTTAGCCTCTTTTCATTttgactattttttttttaatttttcgctTTCAAGGATTACATGTTCGTTTCACGATACTCGTaataataatatcacataaataaggatttaatGGATCTTTATATTAAGGATTTAATGGATCTTTATATTAAATTTCGATTGCATTTTTTGTCTCATACGTATTGGTATTTGAGATTTTCTTTTTCATCATTTATGGCATCTAATTTCAGTTTTAATTAGTCATTTCTACGTAATGGGAATGTTGATAATAATGATaggaaaataatatatatgtattcaTGATATATAGTTAcacatttatatatttgaataatCACAcaattatttcaaatggatttttgaaataattttttcaaaaaaatgtagatattatataattttgtgATTTCAAAACTAATATGTAATCCTAATTTTAGATGTAACATAACTTATAAAGATATTACATATATCAGAGATGTGTTGGCTCAATCAACACTATATTGACGTCACAAAAACAAGATAAGACTAGAGTTGTGGAAAAAACAACGATGACagattaaaactgaaatttgtaAATACATATGAGGAAATAGAgacaaataaataagaaaaaaaacgaTTATTCCTTCAATTTATGTGGATGTTTTATTTGTAGAATACATGTTCGTAATCGTATACACTGTAAAATTTACTAAATCATaattgaatattatatttagaTCGATTGTACAAGATCGAGTCCATAAATTTTATTTGCTAAAATTATCGCgtgtacattttttttttcccattaTTTTGCCTGAGAATgttgagcaaaaaaaaaatggaaaaaggaaaattaaagttttgaattgattgttTTCCGTTAAATTAAAAATCCATGTGGACTTTAATGTAGATGTTTTTACAATTTTTTGGTATTATTTTCAAATCATTTTGTCTATTGCGTGTGAAACGGAATTAAATTAATCTCGTGAATTCTTTGTTGAACATTCGGAGCAAAGTAGCtaaaattaaattgattttgTTCATCATCTTTGTATTTAACATAGCTAAAAATGAATTTCCTGTCATGCATGTTACGATATTGcacttttaattttattttattatatcatctctattttttttttccatttttggtcTTTTTTGACCAGATCTTATCGTGTTTGTCGGTCAAAAAAGATAAACAATGAAAAAACCTACGATTCAAATgacaagttttttttaaaaaaaacatatataagtTATATATATGACTAGAAATGAAAATTCAATCGGAAAAAAAATGCAAGCTATAgtactaaaaatataatttcacaGTTAACATGATTAAAAATAGAATAGTGCACATTACATGATAAAAATCTTGCGCATCAATTTAAGTATTTTGAAtacttttaaatatattttatcatcaaaattttttaattattaatgtgatattatttttattaaaatcccaaaatttcGATCGTCAATAGTTAGatgtatataaatttattagtaAAAGATGgatattaatgaaaaaaatactCGAAAACCAAATTCCTAGACTCCTAGCAAATCGAAATGCGTAATTTTCTTTTATGAAATTTAGTACAATAGAATTGCTTAGCTTTAATTAAGCAACAACACattgaaattattattaaaaattaaataaaaatattaataatcgatttaataaaatagataaattaaATCAAGAAATAAATTTGTATGACCTCATTATATAATTACATCAAGAAATAAATTTGTTAGACTCATTATATAATGACATTTGAATCTTGTTCCCCTACACACCAGTGTGCAGGGTTTTTGTGTGCACCCTGTGATGTTCGCGTGAACATCTGAGATGTTCTCGCGAacatctgaatttttttttagatgttTGCGCGAACATCTCGCGATGCACACAAAATCCCTGCACACTGGTGTGCAGTGGATCATGACTATATATATGGGACTTTGTTCCCCTGCACACCAGTGTGCAGGGAAAACTTGTGCACCAGCTTAGCTGGCGCACCACGTgcctttcttttcctttttttttttgaaaaaaaaaactaaaattggaCCCAAAAATTGTGCCCAATTTATGTATTGTCTTCTTCCATAAACCTTTTCCCATGCTCCTTCAATTCAAAACGTTGTCTCAGAAGCTTTTCCCACTTTCCAGGAAACCCACCGCCGCCAGCCTGACCAAGGCCTCCGTAAGGCCCTCCCCTCCCCTCCCAACCCTATCCCCACCCTGCTTAGGATGAGCAGAGACATCTCCGGAGCCCAGCTGCAAGCCTGCAACATCATCGTAGCGGAGGAAGCACGAGGGTTTCCGTGGAGATATCTCCTCGGGTTCTTTTTCTTCTCCAATTGCGGTAGATGAAAAGGGGaatgtcttttttttttattattttaacaaaaaaaatgaagCTACGACCCGGGCTCTAACAGATCGGCGTGGGGCGAAAATGGATCGACCCGGGCTCTAGCATATCGTAGGATGGTCGGTCGTGGGTGGCGGTGATAGCAGTGCCGCGGCGGTGGGGTCGCacctttctctttttttttgctGCCCGGGTCGCATTTGTGTTTTTTTAGTGATTTGGGGTGGTGATGGGGTCCAACGGGGGTGGTTGGGCGTGTGGTGGTCGGCATGGGGGTGGTCGGTCAGTGGATGGGCTTGAGCCGGCGGCGGAGAACGACAGAGGAGGTGGAGAAGGAGATGCGGCATCTTCTGTCAGAAGATGAAGAAGACGAAGCTCAAAAATTgggctttatttatttatttaaaaaaaaaaagaaaaatgatgtGGGTGTGTCAGCTGGCTGCCAGCTCAGAATCCGGCCAAGCCTAAATCTTACCAACTACGTCAACGGGCTTCTATTATATCCGTCAAAACGAGTTGATAGGATAGGCCGATCAGTAACctattacaaatcaatatttggaCTGGTAAATGAGATCCTAACATATGGGTAATACCCAAATCATGCATCTAACGGTTCGTATTTTTATACATAGGTGTAATTcattatatattgttgacgtaACAAATCAtgggacattagatctatcattggagtattactcatatgctaggttgaaatCTACCGTTTAGACTGAACTTGACGTGCCAATAAGCTTAGTCATTTTATTTATATCAAGTAAATTGGGTACATAATTTGCCACAATATATCTACCATTTAATATGACGATATTAACTGAGAAGAAATTATCCACTCAAACCAATCAAAGACGGATTCAAATAACTTGTCGAAAGACAACAGAGAGGCGAGAGCTAAAGAACACTAACATAAAGCATAGACatattcaatttttttgttAAGAACAATTATACATAACAAAAACTAATACATaacaaaaattgaaatataatcaatacatttttttattacatatttAAGTTACAATACTTTCTACGACTTGAAATTTTCTGAAaaagattaatattaattacatAGTATATTTCTTTCAATATCAGTAATTAAGATATCATTTTTATTCATATTTCATTCGATTAATTGGTAAAAATTGTTGTTGGAATATCAAAGTGCTACAAAAATTAATACCAAcacaaaataaagaaaattatttTCAATTGTGTATTATTGATTAATGGTGGAAGGGTTTATAGGATATTTTGTtcttttattaataataataattacttgTAAACTTTATAAATCGTAGCTGCCCCATGCTTCTAAACAAGATTCTAAAAAGAATGTAGCGCGTTTAAGCGTAGATGTCAAATTTAAAACTTTTCAAGTTTAAACGAACTTAGAACGAGCTAAAACgtaaaaaattgtttttaatttttactataattttaattattttgaatcAAACATTAATAAAACTTTAGATTaccataaatataagatttaatACGTATTTCACgttctaaaatataaatatacatatttatataatcgtttttattttaaaaaataaatgaaatcttttcattctaaaaaatattgtttaatcGAACGTTTTAGAACACTGCTATTATGTAGTGAACCCACTTGTTTAACGACTCTAGATCTAGATTATTGTGTCCATGTTCTGATATTCATACTCGTCTCTTGCTAAAAAGAAGAATCAAGGCCAAGGGGTAGAATTTTGAATGACGAAAATAACCCCGTAAACTTTTGTATATTGCAATCTGACACTagggtttttattttattcgttATCCGTATCAGTCGCGTTCACCTCACATATCTTATTTCTTCTATCGATTTGCCTCCACAGCTGGGAGCTCAATAACCGCGGGCAGAGGTAATTTTCTGGGATTTAGGCATCGATTTTCGTGTGAAATCCTATTGATTATAGAATTTACGTGAAGGGATGTTTAATTATGACGATTTTCAGCTTAATAGGCTTTGAACTTCATTTTATTGGTCTAATTGATTTTTGGAGATTGTGTTTTTAATAGATAGTATAGTTATTTGTGTTTTTACGCCAAATTACAATTGATGGATTTAGTGTAGTTTTCTGAAACATTGTTTTTTTGTACTCTGTAATTTTCGGGACCGAATGATTGGTTTCTTGAGGATTATACCAGTGGACTGTAATTCTTGGTATGCTATGACTGTGCTTATGTTTATACCATGGTGTACAATTACAGAAAGTGTCACAGGTCTTTCTGTTGTAGCACTGAAATTTGGGGCTGAGTGCTTTGTTTTGCTGTTGCAATTGTTTCTAGTAGGGTGTTAATATGACCAGTTTTATGTTAGTCAGTATCCAATAAGGTTAACCATATAGTAGCTGCCTGCTATTCCTCTAGGAAAGTTGCCTGCTTATGGGTCTAACCAGTTAAGATATTTCGAAATAACTGTTTTTCTTAAGTAATTCTCGTATTTGGAGGAAGCATTTCTGAATGTCTCTGTGAGAAATTGTAAAATTTTGGAGTTGCCATTAGACATTTAGCCCGGTTTCTTTTCAGATGAATGTGGATAAGTTAAAGAAGATGGCCGGTTCAGTCCGCACCGGTGGGAAGGGCACCGTGAGAAGGTATATCTCTCTCGTTGTATTTTGGTCcgatgtttttttttatgatgagCCACTGGAATGCTGTGAAAAGACGAGTTTTTCTCATTGAACATAACTGCCTTATGTTGTGTTACAGGGCGAGGGCTTgagaattttgaatattttcttCTGAGAGTAGAATGTTAAGGAAACTTTTTGTCTTTCATCCTAAGATTTGAATGGATGTTTATCTTCCATTGCAGAAAGAAGAAGGCGGTTCACAAAACAACCACGACAGATGATAAAAGACTTCAAAGCACCTTGAAGAGAATAGGAGTTAATGCAATACCTGCAATTGAGGAAGTCAATATCTTCAAGGAGGATGTAGTAATTCAATTTACCAACCCTAAAGGTGTGAATCATGTTACCGAATTTTCAATTTAACCCACTGTACATTTATCTCTCGCAGCCCTTTTTGGCAATCttaacttttatttatttgttgctCAGTTCAAGCATCTATTGCTGCCAACACTTGGGTTGTTAGTGGTTCTCCTCAGACCAAGAGTATGTTTTCCTTCCCGTTACGAATTTGAAGTGGCTGTTTAGTTCCATCCTTGTGACACAGTGattttgtattttcttttcgGTGAATTTACTATTCggggaatttttttaaaaggtcctattgtgtgtgtgcgtgtgtgtttttttgtttttttttaaatcctcTCCTTTGTATTTCGATACGTAATAGAAGgctatttttaaaaacaaaacacACAATGGTCCAGTGGTATAATTTCCTCTTTATCGTTTTTTTATTCTAATACCTAAAGGTTATATACCTGAATATTCCCAGACTCCTATATGGATGATGACTGTT
Proteins encoded:
- the LOC140882221 gene encoding nascent polypeptide-associated complex subunit beta-like, encoding MNVDKLKKMAGSVRTGGKGTVRRKKKAVHKTTTTDDKRLQSTLKRIGVNAIPAIEEVNIFKEDVVIQFTNPKVQASIAANTWVVSGSPQTKKLQDILPQIIHQLGPDNLENLKKLAEQFQKQVPATGTGAAATGAIEDNDDDVPDLVPGETFEAAAEESHAS